The genomic window GAACGTGGATGCCTTGAGATGGATCGTAAACTGGCGCGGTCCGTGCGAAGTCATGCGGTATGGTCATCTTGCCTAATTTGACAACATTCTCCTCGACCCAACTCATTTGCTCCTCGACCAGAGGCCTGTAGTAGGCATCACCTTTGTCGGCAGGTACTTGCGCGTCTGCATCACCGAGCTGCAGATCGCTGGCGAAGACACGTGTTATGGCGAGCCACTCTGCGTCGTACTCCAGTTGCAGTGGTCTTTGAAGATTACTAGGTGAATGTGGCGTAACCTCTAACAGCTGCAAGAAATGTCTCTTAGGCAAGCATTTGTCAAGTGCAAGGAACTTGGTCGTTTTGTTTGTGATGTCTGCAGGGAAGGGCAGTGTCTCCGCTTTCTCAAAGTTTGAGCGCGCAAAAGAGGCTGGCAGTAACTCTCTCACTTCATCAGGTACCGCTGCTTGGCCATCGGTTTGGGCGGATTCCTCAGGCTTGGCTGGCGCAGCGGTCGCGATCGGTGCTTCTTCATCATCATCCATATCGAGGTCAATCTCGGCGTCATTCTTAGGCGCCTCTGTCGGTGCATCATCCTCGATGTCAAGGTCGATCTCACCGTCATTCTTGACAACTGCAGAAGACCCGTTGGTAGCATCTTCGGGCACTGCTGATTCTGACCCACCTCCATGCTGCCAGATCCCACTGAACTTGCAGTGCATATGTGCACTAAACCAGTGCGGTGGTCGTAGCCGCTCCAGAACGGTTGTTGCTGCGACGCTCCCAAGCGTGCCATCCTTAGCCTCCTGCTCGAAGTCTGGTTTCCACTTGAACAGCTGGCGATAGTTGCCTTTCCACTCCATACTTCGTGGCCAGTCATGGCTCAAACCAATATCGACCTGAGTTCTGATTTGGAGTAACTTTCGCACGTCCAGCTCACGGACGTGGTAAATGCTCCTCACATCATCACTGTTGTACGGCAGACGCTCGTAGTGCGGCTTCTTGTAGTTGTAGCCTTTCCATATGCCAGACAGAC from Ascochyta rabiei chromosome 2, complete sequence includes these protein-coding regions:
- a CDS encoding lariat debranching enzyme, with amino-acid sequence MASTTLTEQQGLRIAVEGCGHGVLHEIYASVAKSCELKGWPDVDLLIVGGDFQAVRNASDLKAVSMPSKYYAMHDFHEYYSGTRTAPYLTMFIGGNHEASNYSWELYYGGWAAPKIYYMGAANVVRLGPLRIAGLSGIWKGYNYKKPHYERLPYNSDDVRSIYHVRELDVRKLLQIRTQVDIGLSHDWPRSMEWKGNYRQLFKWKPDFEQEAKDGTLGSVAATTVLERLRPPHWFSAHMHCKFSGIWQHGGGSESAVPEDATNGSSAVVKNDGEIDLDIEDDAPTEAPKNDAEIDLDMDDDEEAPIATAAPAKPEESAQTDGQAAVPDEVRELLPASFARSNFEKAETLPFPADITNKTTKFLALDKCLPKRHFLQLLEVTPHSPSNLQRPLQLEYDAEWLAITRVFASDLQLGDADAQVPADKGDAYYRPLVEEQMSWVEENVVKLGKMTIPHDFARTAPVYDPSQGIHVQEEPREYDNPQTQAFCDLLQIPNAFHASEEERAQRMQAGPRPEEQRSGRGGRGGSRGGGRGRDHGGGRGRGRGRGRGRGRW